From a region of the Pseudomonas fulva 12-X genome:
- a CDS encoding ABC transporter ATP-binding protein, producing the protein MNAPLQGHTASTLNPGAFDTVLQVDKVSLEYRTPQRVVRATHEVSFAVDRADRFVLLGPSGCGKSTLLKAVAGFIEPVAGSIRLDGAEVHEPGPDRIVVFQEFDQLPPWKTVKQNVMFPLLASRTLGRKEAEERALHYLEKVGLAAFSDAYPHTLSGGMKARVAIARALAMQPKILLMDEPFAALDALTRRKMQEELLELWEEVRFTLLFVTHSIEEALIVGNRILLLSPHPGRVRAEINSHQFDLHSLGGVGFQHTAQRIHRLLFDEDVDGGTAAELGFQDIRIAY; encoded by the coding sequence ATGAATGCCCCTCTGCAAGGCCACACGGCCAGCACGCTGAATCCAGGCGCCTTCGACACCGTTCTTCAGGTGGACAAGGTCAGCCTCGAATACCGCACCCCGCAGCGCGTGGTGCGCGCCACCCACGAAGTCAGCTTTGCCGTGGACCGTGCCGATCGCTTCGTGCTGCTCGGCCCTTCGGGTTGCGGTAAATCCACCTTGCTCAAGGCGGTGGCCGGTTTCATCGAGCCGGTCGCCGGCAGCATCCGCCTCGACGGCGCCGAGGTGCATGAGCCGGGGCCGGATCGCATCGTGGTGTTCCAGGAGTTCGACCAGTTGCCGCCGTGGAAGACGGTCAAGCAGAACGTCATGTTCCCGCTGCTGGCCTCGCGCACGCTGGGCCGTAAAGAGGCCGAGGAGCGCGCCCTGCATTACCTGGAGAAGGTCGGCCTGGCCGCTTTTTCCGATGCCTATCCGCACACCTTGTCCGGCGGCATGAAGGCGAGGGTGGCGATCGCCCGGGCGCTGGCCATGCAGCCGAAGATCCTGCTGATGGACGAGCCGTTTGCCGCCCTCGACGCCCTGACCCGCCGCAAGATGCAGGAGGAGTTGTTGGAGCTGTGGGAAGAGGTGCGCTTCACCCTGCTGTTCGTCACTCACTCCATCGAAGAGGCGCTGATCGTCGGCAATCGCATCCTGCTGCTGTCGCCACATCCGGGCCGCGTGCGGGCGGAAATCAACAGCCACCAGTTCGACCTGCACAGCCTCGGTGGTGTGGGCTTCCAGCACACCGCGCAGCGGATTCACCGCCTGCTGTTCGATGAAGACGTCGACGGCGGCACCGCTGCCGAGCTGGGTTTTCAGGATATCCGCATCGCCTACTGA
- the tcyL gene encoding cystine ABC transporter permease has product MPDTFQLVLDSLPFLLKGAIWTIVLSLGGMFFGMLLGFGLALVRLYAIAPLGWLARVYISFFRGTPLLVQLFVIYFGLPELGLQLEPLTAALIGFSLNMAAYVAEIMRAAIASIDRGQWEAAASIGMSKSQTMLRAILPQAMRTALPPLGNSFISLVKDTALAATIQVPELFRQAQLITARTYEVFAMYLAATVIYWILSSLLAHLQNRLEERVNRHEADN; this is encoded by the coding sequence ATGCCGGACACCTTCCAGCTGGTGCTGGACTCCCTGCCCTTTCTCCTCAAGGGCGCGATTTGGACCATCGTTCTGAGCCTTGGCGGCATGTTTTTCGGCATGCTGCTGGGCTTCGGTCTTGCTCTGGTTCGGCTGTACGCCATCGCCCCGCTGGGCTGGCTGGCGCGGGTCTACATTTCGTTCTTCCGCGGTACGCCGCTGCTGGTGCAGTTGTTCGTCATCTACTTCGGCCTGCCTGAGCTGGGGCTGCAGCTCGAGCCCCTGACCGCGGCGCTGATCGGGTTTTCGTTGAACATGGCCGCCTACGTGGCCGAGATCATGCGTGCAGCCATCGCCTCCATCGACCGTGGTCAGTGGGAAGCGGCCGCCAGCATCGGCATGAGCAAGAGCCAGACCATGCTGCGCGCCATCCTGCCGCAGGCCATGCGCACCGCCCTGCCGCCGCTGGGCAACAGCTTCATCTCGCTGGTCAAGGACACCGCCCTGGCGGCCACCATTCAGGTGCCCGAGCTGTTCCGCCAGGCTCAGCTGATTACCGCCCGCACCTATGAGGTGTTCGCCATGTACCTGGCCGCGACGGTGATTTACTGGATCCTCTCCAGCCTGCTGGCGCACCTGCAGAACCGCCTGGAAGAACGCGTCAACCGTCACGAGGCGGATAACTGA
- a CDS encoding ABC transporter permease yields the protein MSLSPARREEYEIPLQPLPGLKLERELSLGQRLWQQGWLRKSLILLALALIWEAAARYQANDLLLPSFLQTARAFVEGIGSGELLEKVAISLSVLVKGYLIGIVLAFLLTSLAVSTQLGRDLLSTLTSMFNPLPAIALLPLSLLWFGLGENSLIFVLVHSVLWALALNTYAGFLGVSETQRMAGRNYGLKGLRFVLFILIPAALPSILSGLKIGWAFAWRTLIAAELVFGASSGKGGLGWYIFQNRNELYTDKVFAGLVAVILIGLLVENLIFASIERVTVKRWGMQR from the coding sequence ATGAGTCTTTCCCCCGCACGGCGTGAGGAATACGAAATCCCCCTGCAGCCGCTGCCCGGCCTCAAGCTGGAACGCGAGCTGTCGCTCGGTCAGCGCCTGTGGCAACAGGGCTGGCTGCGCAAATCGCTGATTCTGCTGGCCCTCGCGCTGATCTGGGAGGCGGCGGCCCGCTACCAGGCCAACGACCTGCTGCTGCCCAGTTTCCTGCAGACGGCCAGGGCATTCGTCGAGGGCATCGGCAGCGGCGAGTTGCTGGAAAAGGTGGCGATCTCGCTGTCGGTGCTGGTCAAGGGTTACCTGATCGGCATCGTTCTGGCCTTTCTTCTGACCAGCCTGGCGGTCTCGACCCAGCTCGGCCGCGACTTGCTGTCGACGCTGACCTCGATGTTCAACCCGCTGCCGGCCATCGCGTTGTTGCCGCTATCGCTGCTGTGGTTCGGGCTGGGCGAGAACAGCCTGATCTTCGTGCTGGTGCACTCGGTGCTCTGGGCACTGGCGCTGAATACCTACGCTGGTTTTCTCGGCGTTTCCGAGACCCAGCGCATGGCTGGGCGCAACTACGGCCTCAAGGGCCTGCGCTTCGTGCTGTTCATCCTGATCCCGGCGGCGCTGCCATCAATCCTCTCGGGGCTGAAGATCGGCTGGGCCTTTGCCTGGCGCACGCTGATCGCCGCCGAGCTGGTGTTCGGCGCCTCCAGCGGCAAGGGCGGCCTGGGCTGGTACATCTTCCAGAACCGTAACGAGCTGTACACCGACAAGGTGTTCGCCGGGCTGGTGGCGGTGATCCTGATCGGCCTGCTGGTGGAGAACCTGATCTTCGCCAGCATCGAGCGGGTGACTGTCAAGCGCTGGGGGATGCAGCGCTGA
- the tcyJ gene encoding cystine ABC transporter substrate-binding protein has translation MIINTLRRHFLIGSLGLALFAGFGGQAYAADDLQKIKDSGSIKVGLEGTYPPFNFQDESGKLAGFEVDLANALAKELGVTASFQPTKWDGILASLESGRIDVVINQVTISDERKKKYDFSTPYTVSGIQALTRKSEADSVKSAADLAGRKVGVGLGTNYEQWLKENAPKADIRTYDDDPTKFQDLNVGRIDVVLVDRLAAFEMVAKTGNRMAVAGDAFSRQESGIAMRKGNPELLAAVNKALEKLRADGTLKQLSEKWFKADVTQ, from the coding sequence ATGATCATCAACACCCTGCGTCGACATTTCCTTATTGGCAGCCTCGGTCTGGCGCTGTTCGCCGGCTTCGGTGGTCAGGCTTACGCAGCTGATGACCTGCAGAAGATCAAGGACAGCGGCAGCATCAAGGTCGGCCTGGAAGGCACCTACCCGCCCTTCAACTTCCAGGACGAGAGCGGCAAGCTGGCCGGCTTCGAAGTGGACCTGGCCAATGCCCTGGCCAAGGAACTGGGCGTGACCGCCAGCTTCCAGCCCACCAAATGGGACGGCATTCTCGCCTCGCTGGAGTCGGGCCGCATCGATGTGGTGATCAACCAGGTCACCATCTCCGATGAGCGCAAGAAGAAATACGATTTCTCCACGCCCTACACCGTTTCGGGTATTCAGGCGCTGACCCGCAAGAGCGAAGCCGACAGCGTGAAGAGCGCTGCCGATCTGGCCGGCAGGAAGGTCGGCGTTGGCCTGGGCACCAACTATGAGCAGTGGCTGAAGGAAAATGCACCCAAGGCCGATATCCGCACCTACGACGATGATCCGACCAAGTTCCAAGACCTCAACGTAGGCCGCATCGACGTGGTGCTGGTCGACCGTCTGGCTGCCTTCGAGATGGTCGCCAAGACCGGTAACCGCATGGCCGTTGCCGGCGATGCCTTTTCTCGCCAGGAATCGGGTATCGCCATGCGCAAGGGCAACCCCGAGCTGCTCGCCGCAGTCAACAAGGCCCTCGAGAAGCTGCGCGCTGACGGCACGTTGAAACAGCTCTCCGAGAAATGGTTCAAGGCTGACGTCACTCAATGA
- a CDS encoding ABC transporter substrate-binding protein translates to MSAGTRFPFVPRFGRLAAGIALSASILIGSLTAPQVAHAEGQIRIAEQFGIVYLLLNVVRDQQLIEKHGKAEGLDIKVDWQQLSGGSAVNDALLSGAIDIAGAGIGPLLTVWDRTQGKQNVKGVASLGNFPYYLLSNNPKVKTIADFTEKDRIAVPAVGVSVQSRFLQYAAAKQWGDQAFDRLDKYTVALPHPDATASLKTGGTELTGHFSNPPFQNQALENPDVHVVLDTYELLGPNSPTVLYATEKFRNDNPKTYKAFVGALAEAADFAQKDKGAAADTYIRVTGAKISREELLKIIDNEQFQFTVTPTNTYPLADFLHRVGAIKHKPASWQDYFFEDAAIGQGS, encoded by the coding sequence ATGTCGGCAGGTACGCGCTTTCCCTTCGTTCCCCGTTTTGGCCGCCTCGCCGCTGGCATCGCCCTGAGCGCGAGCATTCTGATTGGCAGCCTGACGGCGCCGCAAGTCGCTCACGCCGAGGGGCAGATTCGCATCGCCGAGCAGTTCGGCATCGTCTATTTACTGCTCAATGTGGTGCGCGACCAACAGCTGATCGAGAAGCACGGCAAGGCCGAGGGCCTGGATATCAAGGTCGACTGGCAGCAGCTGTCGGGTGGTTCGGCGGTCAACGATGCGCTGCTGTCCGGCGCCATCGACATTGCCGGCGCCGGCATCGGCCCGCTGCTCACCGTGTGGGATCGCACCCAGGGCAAGCAGAACGTCAAGGGTGTGGCTTCGCTGGGCAACTTCCCGTACTACCTGCTCAGCAACAACCCCAAGGTCAAGACCATCGCCGATTTCACCGAGAAGGATCGTATCGCCGTGCCGGCGGTGGGCGTATCGGTGCAGTCGCGCTTCCTGCAGTACGCCGCCGCCAAGCAGTGGGGCGACCAGGCATTCGACCGCCTCGACAAGTACACGGTGGCGCTGCCGCACCCGGATGCCACGGCGTCCCTGAAAACCGGCGGCACCGAGCTGACTGGTCACTTCTCCAACCCGCCGTTCCAGAACCAGGCCCTCGAAAACCCCGACGTGCACGTGGTGCTCGACACCTACGAGTTGCTCGGCCCGAACTCGCCGACGGTGCTGTACGCCACCGAGAAGTTCCGTAACGACAACCCCAAGACCTACAAGGCCTTCGTCGGCGCCCTGGCCGAAGCGGCGGATTTCGCCCAGAAGGACAAGGGTGCGGCAGCCGACACCTACATTCGCGTCACCGGCGCCAAGATCAGCCGCGAAGAACTGTTGAAGATCATCGACAACGAGCAGTTCCAGTTCACCGTCACCCCCACCAACACCTACCCACTGGCCGACTTCCTGCACCGCGTCGGCGCCATCAAACACAAACCGGCCAGCTGGCAGGACTACTTCTTCGAAGACGCCGCCATCGGTCAGGGAAGCTGA
- a CDS encoding D-cysteine desulfhydrase has product MISEALNRFERLELVPHATPLQHLLRLSHHVGRDIYVKRDDLTLFALGGNKARKLEYLGCDALAQHADTLITAGAIQSNHVRQTAALAAKMGLACVALLENPIDTQEQNYLHNGNRLLLDLFGTRVEHVDNLEEPDLLLMAKADRLRATGKTPYVIPIGGSNALGTLGYVKAGLEFAEQVTAKGLDSGTLVLASGSGATHAGLALALAHVLPEWRVLGITVSRPADLQRPKVMGLVQRTAELLGVNVPENLDIELWDDYYGPRYGEPNTGTLDAIRLLASSQGLLLDPVYTGKAFAGLLDGVQKGAFEEGKPIVFLHTGGAPALFAYQSLTL; this is encoded by the coding sequence ATGATCAGCGAAGCCCTGAACCGTTTCGAGCGTCTGGAACTGGTTCCCCATGCCACCCCGCTGCAACACCTGCTGCGCCTGTCGCATCATGTGGGCCGCGATATCTATGTCAAACGTGATGACCTGACCCTGTTCGCCCTGGGCGGCAACAAGGCGCGCAAGCTCGAATACCTGGGCTGCGACGCCCTGGCCCAGCACGCCGATACGCTGATCACCGCCGGCGCCATCCAGTCCAACCACGTACGCCAGACTGCGGCGCTGGCCGCCAAGATGGGTCTGGCCTGCGTTGCCTTGCTGGAAAACCCCATCGATACCCAGGAGCAGAACTACCTGCACAACGGCAATCGCCTCTTGCTGGATCTGTTCGGCACCCGCGTCGAGCACGTCGATAACCTCGAGGAGCCCGACCTGCTGCTGATGGCCAAGGCTGATCGCCTGCGCGCCACCGGCAAGACCCCGTACGTGATTCCGATTGGCGGCTCCAATGCCCTGGGCACCCTGGGATACGTAAAAGCCGGGCTGGAATTCGCCGAGCAGGTCACCGCCAAAGGCCTCGACAGCGGCACCTTGGTGCTGGCGTCTGGCAGCGGCGCCACCCACGCGGGCCTGGCGCTGGCACTCGCCCATGTATTGCCCGAATGGCGGGTGCTCGGCATCACTGTGTCGCGGCCCGCCGACTTGCAGCGCCCAAAGGTCATGGGCCTGGTGCAGCGTACGGCCGAACTGTTGGGCGTGAACGTGCCGGAAAATCTCGATATAGAACTGTGGGACGACTATTACGGCCCACGCTACGGCGAGCCGAATACCGGAACTCTGGACGCCATCCGCCTGCTGGCCAGCAGCCAGGGTCTGCTGCTCGATCCGGTGTATACCGGTAAGGCGTTCGCCGGCCTGCTCGATGGCGTGCAAAAAGGCGCGTTCGAGGAAGGCAAGCCGATCGTCTTCCTGCACACCGGCGGTGCGCCGGCGCTGTTTGCGTATCAGTCCTTGACTCTCTAA
- a CDS encoding ABC transporter substrate-binding protein, translated as MTNTFKLGRLATALGLLGALATPLAAHAEGKISIAQQFGIGYLVLHVVKDQQLIEKHAKAQGLDKIDVEWRTISGATAMNEALLAGAIDVVSAGVPPMLTVWDRTHGRQNVKAVASLGSLPNYLLSNREEVKTLQDLSEKDRIAVPAAGVGFQSRTLQIETAKLYGNADFQRFDKISVSLPHPDATAALTKGGSEITAHFSSPPFQYQALENPKVHKLISSYDILGGQATFNVLYATEKFHDANPKTYKAFYDALVEASQIIKADKAAAAETYIRVENPKLPLEFVKKIIEDPENDFTVSPQRTFIYAEKLHELGVLKNKASSWKDYFFEEAYANPGS; from the coding sequence ATGACCAACACGTTCAAACTTGGCCGCCTGGCCACCGCACTGGGCTTGCTCGGCGCCTTGGCGACTCCGCTGGCCGCTCATGCCGAAGGCAAGATCAGCATCGCCCAGCAGTTCGGCATCGGTTACCTGGTGCTGCACGTGGTCAAGGACCAGCAGCTGATCGAGAAGCACGCCAAGGCCCAGGGCCTGGACAAGATCGACGTCGAGTGGCGCACCATTTCCGGCGCCACCGCGATGAACGAGGCGCTGCTGGCCGGTGCCATCGACGTGGTTTCGGCTGGCGTGCCGCCGATGCTCACCGTGTGGGACCGCACCCATGGTCGGCAGAACGTCAAGGCCGTGGCCTCGCTTGGCTCGCTGCCCAACTACCTGCTGAGCAACCGCGAAGAGGTGAAGACGCTGCAGGATCTGTCCGAGAAAGACCGCATCGCCGTGCCGGCCGCCGGTGTTGGCTTCCAGTCGCGCACCCTGCAGATCGAGACCGCCAAGTTGTATGGCAATGCCGACTTCCAGCGCTTCGACAAGATTTCCGTCAGTCTGCCGCACCCGGACGCCACCGCGGCACTGACCAAGGGCGGCTCGGAAATCACTGCGCATTTCTCCAGCCCGCCGTTCCAGTATCAGGCGCTGGAAAATCCCAAGGTGCACAAGCTGATCAGCAGCTACGACATCCTCGGCGGCCAGGCCACCTTCAACGTGCTCTACGCCACCGAGAAATTCCACGACGCCAACCCGAAGACCTACAAGGCCTTCTACGATGCGCTGGTCGAGGCCTCGCAGATCATCAAGGCCGACAAGGCCGCTGCGGCCGAGACCTACATTCGCGTGGAGAACCCCAAGTTGCCGCTGGAGTTCGTGAAGAAAATCATCGAGGACCCGGAAAACGACTTCACCGTGTCGCCACAACGCACCTTCATCTACGCCGAGAAGCTGCACGAGCTGGGCGTGCTGAAGAACAAGGCAAGCTCCTGGAAGGATTACTTCTTCGAAGAAGCCTACGCCAATCCGGGTAGCTGA
- a CDS encoding TauD/TfdA dioxygenase family protein — protein sequence MPAVSLSSANHQPTQNFEVRPFSAAVGAEIVGLDLSRPLNDADFARVHQAHLDYNVVVFRDQRITPQQQIDFSRRFGVLQIHVLKQFLLANHPEIFIISNIKENGQPIGLGDAGKFWHSDLSYKEFPSLGSMLYAQELPEEGGDTLFASQQLAFETLPAELRQAIDGKRAAHSYTARYADEVFAGIRRPTLTEAQLAEVKAVVHPVVRTHPETGRRGLFVNENFTTHILDVPEDESRQILAELYAHSAKPEFIYRHQWQDGDMVFWDNRALIHLATGCPSHLRRRMHRTTIQGDVPF from the coding sequence ATGCCCGCCGTGTCGTTGAGTTCTGCCAATCACCAGCCAACGCAGAATTTTGAAGTACGCCCCTTTTCCGCTGCAGTCGGTGCCGAGATCGTCGGCCTCGACCTCAGCCGCCCGCTGAACGACGCCGATTTCGCCCGCGTTCATCAGGCGCACCTCGACTACAACGTCGTGGTGTTCCGCGATCAACGCATCACGCCACAGCAGCAGATCGATTTCAGCCGCCGCTTCGGCGTACTGCAGATCCACGTGCTCAAGCAGTTTTTGCTGGCCAACCACCCGGAAATCTTCATCATCTCCAACATCAAGGAGAACGGGCAGCCGATCGGCCTGGGCGATGCCGGCAAGTTCTGGCACTCGGATCTCTCCTACAAGGAGTTTCCCAGCCTGGGCTCCATGCTTTACGCCCAGGAACTGCCGGAAGAGGGCGGCGATACCCTGTTCGCCAGCCAGCAGCTGGCCTTCGAGACGCTACCGGCCGAACTGCGCCAGGCCATCGATGGCAAGCGCGCTGCCCATTCCTACACCGCTCGTTACGCCGATGAGGTGTTCGCCGGCATTCGCCGCCCGACGCTTACCGAAGCGCAGCTGGCCGAGGTCAAGGCCGTGGTTCATCCGGTGGTGCGCACCCACCCGGAAACCGGCCGCCGCGGCCTGTTCGTCAATGAGAACTTCACCACCCACATTCTCGATGTGCCCGAGGACGAGAGCCGGCAGATTCTCGCCGAGCTGTATGCCCACAGCGCCAAACCGGAATTCATCTACCGGCACCAGTGGCAGGACGGCGACATGGTGTTCTGGGACAACCGCGCACTGATCCACCTGGCCACTGGCTGCCCGAGTCATCTGCGGCGGCGTATGCACAGAACCACCATCCAGGGCGACGTACCGTTCTAA
- the cysP gene encoding thiosulfate ABC transporter substrate-binding protein CysP, with translation MLKKLLLATAVTTSLLGSAAALAADKPILNASYDVARELFAEINPKFQAHWKAETGKDLKIDQSFAGTSRQAQDIIQGKKVDTVTFNQVTDVDILAKRGLVRKDWAEQFPNHSSPYYSTTAFLVRKGNPKGIKNWDDLARSDVKLVFPNPKTSGNARYSYLGAWLYANEAFKGDEAKIKEFVGKVLRNVENFPTGGRGATVAFAQNGQGDVLLSFESEVVNIAKGEEFKSGEFEVIVPPVSVLAEFPVAIVDKVVDEKGTRDVAKAYLDFQYSKDIQKLLTTYHYRVQDKEVAAETASQFKDLRLLNPTDVLGTWDEITAKHFDGNGILDQLLAEGR, from the coding sequence ATGCTGAAGAAACTCCTGCTGGCGACTGCCGTCACCACCTCGCTGCTCGGTAGCGCTGCAGCGCTGGCTGCGGACAAGCCGATTCTCAACGCCTCCTATGACGTTGCCCGCGAGCTGTTCGCCGAGATCAACCCCAAGTTCCAGGCCCACTGGAAGGCCGAGACCGGCAAGGATCTGAAGATCGACCAGTCGTTCGCCGGCACGTCGCGCCAGGCCCAGGACATCATCCAGGGCAAGAAGGTCGATACCGTGACCTTCAACCAGGTCACCGACGTGGACATCCTCGCCAAGCGCGGCCTGGTGCGTAAGGACTGGGCCGAGCAGTTCCCCAACCACAGCTCGCCGTACTACAGCACCACTGCATTCCTGGTGCGCAAGGGCAATCCCAAGGGCATCAAGAACTGGGACGACCTGGCCCGTTCCGACGTGAAGCTGGTATTCCCCAACCCGAAAACCTCCGGCAACGCCCGCTACAGCTACCTGGGCGCCTGGCTGTACGCCAACGAAGCGTTCAAGGGGGATGAAGCGAAGATCAAGGAATTCGTCGGTAAGGTGCTGCGCAACGTCGAGAACTTCCCCACCGGCGGCCGTGGCGCCACCGTGGCGTTCGCACAGAACGGGCAGGGCGACGTGCTGCTGAGCTTCGAATCGGAAGTGGTGAATATCGCCAAGGGCGAGGAATTCAAGTCCGGCGAGTTCGAGGTGATCGTGCCGCCGGTAAGCGTGCTGGCCGAATTCCCGGTCGCCATCGTCGACAAGGTGGTGGACGAGAAGGGCACCCGCGACGTGGCCAAGGCCTACCTGGACTTCCAGTACAGCAAGGACATCCAGAAGCTGCTGACCACCTACCACTACCGCGTGCAGGACAAGGAAGTGGCAGCCGAGACCGCCAGCCAGTTCAAGGATCTGCGCCTGCTCAACCCGACCGACGTGCTGGGCACCTGGGACGAGATCACTGCCAAGCACTTCGATGGCAATGGTATTCTTGACCAGCTTCTGGCCGAAGGCCGGTAA
- a CDS encoding MetQ/NlpA family ABC transporter substrate-binding protein, with translation MKKTLLMAALASLLTTQAFAAEKLTVAATPVPHAEILELIKPKLAEQGVDLQIKVFTDYVQPNLQVAQKQLDANYFQTKPYLDSFNESRGTDLVIVKGVHVEPFGGYSSKYKSLKELPDGATIAIPSEGSNSGRALLLLQHAGLLTLKDPSNAQATPKDLATNPHNFKFKELEAAMLPRVLNQVDLALINTNYALEAKLNPNKDALVLEDKDSPYVNYLVARPDNKDSDAIKKLADALTSPEVKTFIEKKYSGAVVPAF, from the coding sequence ATGAAAAAAACGCTTCTGATGGCCGCCTTGGCCTCCTTGCTGACCACCCAGGCATTCGCTGCTGAAAAACTTACCGTAGCGGCCACGCCGGTTCCCCATGCCGAGATTCTCGAGCTGATCAAGCCGAAGCTGGCGGAGCAGGGCGTCGACCTGCAGATCAAGGTGTTCACCGACTACGTGCAGCCCAACCTGCAGGTCGCCCAGAAGCAGCTCGATGCCAACTACTTCCAGACCAAGCCGTATCTGGACAGCTTCAACGAAAGCCGCGGCACTGACCTGGTGATCGTCAAGGGCGTGCACGTCGAGCCGTTCGGCGGTTATTCCAGCAAGTACAAGAGCCTCAAGGAACTGCCGGACGGCGCCACCATCGCCATCCCCAGCGAAGGCAGCAACAGCGGCCGCGCGCTCCTGCTTCTGCAGCATGCCGGTCTGCTGACCCTCAAGGACCCGAGCAATGCCCAGGCGACGCCGAAGGACCTGGCCACCAACCCGCACAACTTCAAGTTCAAGGAACTGGAAGCGGCCATGCTGCCGCGCGTGCTGAATCAGGTCGACCTGGCGCTGATCAACACCAACTACGCGCTGGAAGCCAAGCTCAACCCCAATAAGGATGCGCTGGTGCTCGAAGACAAGGATTCGCCTTACGTGAACTACCTGGTCGCGCGCCCGGACAACAAGGACAGCGACGCCATCAAGAAGCTGGCTGACGCCCTGACCAGCCCGGAAGTGAAGACTTTCATCGAGAAGAAGTACTCGGGTGCGGTTGTGCCGGCGTTCTAA
- a CDS encoding formate/nitrite transporter family protein, with the protein MQEQADGKTPGLSAEEEREIDEKLPPRAAVLHETIRIQGDHELERSIAALWWSALAAGLTMGLSLMAMGLFRSRLGPSDESHVIASLGYSAGFLAVILARQQLFTENTLTAVLPVMTKLTLNNVGRLLRLWGVVLCGNLAGTLLVAWVMLRLPIFDTQTDLAFLEIGRKVMENDVSKMLAKGIISGWMIATMVWMIASMESAKIAIIVLITYLMALGDFTHIVVGSVEVSYLVYAGEVSWGDFWLLFAGPTLAGNIIGGSFIFALLSHAQIRSERDVIAKRERDKHKLLEELRRSRKD; encoded by the coding sequence ATGCAAGAGCAAGCAGACGGCAAGACACCCGGCCTGTCAGCCGAGGAAGAGCGCGAGATCGACGAGAAGCTGCCGCCGCGGGCGGCGGTGTTGCATGAAACCATCAGGATCCAGGGCGACCATGAGCTGGAACGCAGCATCGCAGCATTATGGTGGTCGGCGCTGGCAGCCGGGCTGACGATGGGCCTGTCGCTGATGGCCATGGGTTTGTTCCGCTCTCGGTTGGGCCCCAGCGATGAAAGTCATGTGATCGCCAGCCTCGGTTATTCGGCAGGCTTTCTGGCGGTGATCCTCGCCCGCCAGCAACTGTTTACGGAAAACACCCTGACCGCCGTGCTGCCGGTGATGACCAAGCTGACCCTGAACAATGTCGGGCGACTATTGCGTCTTTGGGGCGTGGTGCTATGCGGAAACCTGGCCGGTACCCTGCTGGTGGCTTGGGTGATGCTGCGCCTGCCGATTTTCGATACCCAGACCGACCTGGCGTTTCTGGAAATCGGCCGCAAGGTGATGGAAAACGACGTGTCCAAGATGCTTGCCAAAGGCATCATCTCGGGCTGGATGATCGCCACCATGGTGTGGATGATCGCCTCGATGGAAAGCGCCAAGATCGCAATTATCGTGCTGATCACTTACCTGATGGCACTGGGTGACTTCACCCATATCGTGGTCGGCTCGGTAGAGGTGTCTTATCTGGTGTATGCCGGTGAAGTGAGTTGGGGCGATTTCTGGCTGTTGTTTGCGGGGCCTACCCTGGCCGGAAATATCATCGGCGGCAGCTTTATCTTTGCCCTGCTCAGCCATGCTCAGATCCGCAGCGAGCGTGACGTGATTGCCAAGCGCGAGCGCGACAAGCACAAGTTGCTGGAGGAGTTGCGCCGCAGTCGCAAGGACTGA